In Sebaldella termitidis ATCC 33386, one DNA window encodes the following:
- the whiA gene encoding DNA-binding protein WhiA: MSYSANVKSELFNVPNENNSENLAELLGIFMAKNSIKENEIRLSTENIALAKRVYSNMKKAAGLTIQLRYLTSKKLGIHKVYEVIIPFQKGYIEFLKSIFEFKNLESSMNENIFKGLIKGYFLSCGYIKSPEKGYALDFFIDTEDAATFLYYLFKKIGKRVFQADKKNKNLVYIRNSEDILDILIIINAVSTFFKYEDTIINKEIRNKVNRNMNWEIANETRKISTSEKQLKMIEKIDEAAGLNNLSDVLQETARMRIENPDLSLQELADLMNISKSGIRNRFRRLTEYYEELMEDEK; this comes from the coding sequence ATGTCTTATTCTGCAAATGTAAAAAGTGAACTTTTTAATGTGCCAAATGAAAATAACAGTGAAAATCTGGCAGAGCTTTTAGGAATATTCATGGCTAAAAATTCCATAAAAGAAAATGAAATAAGATTAAGTACTGAAAATATAGCTTTGGCAAAAAGGGTATACTCTAATATGAAAAAAGCCGCAGGACTTACTATTCAGCTGAGATACCTGACCAGCAAAAAGCTGGGAATTCATAAGGTATATGAAGTAATAATACCTTTTCAGAAAGGATATATTGAATTTTTGAAAAGTATTTTTGAATTCAAAAATCTCGAATCATCTATGAATGAAAATATATTCAAGGGTCTGATAAAGGGTTACTTTCTCAGCTGCGGATATATAAAATCCCCTGAAAAAGGCTACGCACTGGACTTTTTTATAGATACTGAAGATGCAGCCACATTTTTGTACTATTTATTTAAAAAAATAGGAAAAAGAGTTTTTCAGGCTGATAAAAAGAATAAAAATCTGGTATATATAAGAAATTCGGAAGATATACTGGATATATTGATTATAATAAATGCAGTATCTACATTTTTTAAATATGAAGATACAATCATAAATAAAGAAATCAGAAATAAAGTAAACAGAAATATGAACTGGGAGATAGCCAATGAAACCAGAAAAATCTCTACTTCGGAAAAACAGCTGAAAATGATCGAGAAAATAGATGAGGCAGCAGGTCTGAATAATCTTTCCGATGTATTGCAGGAAACAGCCAGAATGAGAATTGAGAATCCTGACCTTTCACTTCAGGAACTGGCAGATCTTATGAATATATCAAAATCGGGGATAAGAAACAGATTCAGACGTCTGACTGAATATTATGAAGAACTTATGGAAGATGAGAAATAA
- the lpxK gene encoding tetraacyldisaccharide 4'-kinase: MKNLWKMRNKIPGMVVLMYFLSLIYGLITGIRNKLYDFNILKAKKVENTTIICVGNITAGGTGKTPAVQYFAKKMLMENKKVAVLSRGYNGKRKEDPMIVRDEKEIYATALEAGDETYLHALNLKIPVAVAKDRYSGARLLKEKYDVDVIILDDGYQHRKLFRDKNILLIDATNPFGGNHLLPKGRLRESLAGIKRADEIIITKVNYTGMQAAEPVIKKLEKYNKPLFLAEHKEDYFYNQKLEKFDFSVIKDKKVLLFSSIASPENFKKSILKLGSGKLDEIKFSDHHVYSDVEIDEIIREAKDYDFVITTEKDIVKINKNIENLLILKISFNIL, translated from the coding sequence ATGAAGAACTTATGGAAGATGAGAAATAAAATTCCGGGAATGGTGGTACTTATGTACTTTTTATCGTTAATTTACGGACTGATAACAGGTATCAGAAATAAATTGTATGATTTTAATATTTTAAAGGCAAAAAAGGTGGAAAATACAACAATAATATGTGTAGGGAATATAACTGCGGGAGGAACAGGGAAAACACCGGCAGTTCAGTATTTTGCAAAAAAAATGCTTATGGAAAATAAAAAAGTTGCTGTATTGAGCAGAGGATATAACGGAAAAAGAAAAGAAGACCCCATGATTGTCAGGGATGAAAAAGAGATATATGCCACGGCTCTCGAAGCAGGAGACGAGACTTATCTTCATGCACTGAATCTGAAAATTCCCGTTGCAGTAGCCAAAGACCGTTATTCCGGTGCCAGGCTGCTTAAAGAAAAATATGATGTGGATGTAATAATATTAGATGACGGATATCAGCACAGAAAACTTTTCAGAGATAAAAATATCCTTTTAATAGATGCAACTAATCCCTTTGGTGGAAACCATCTGCTTCCCAAGGGAAGACTGCGTGAAAGTCTCGCAGGAATAAAAAGGGCAGATGAAATAATAATAACCAAAGTAAACTATACAGGAATGCAGGCGGCAGAGCCTGTGATAAAAAAGCTTGAAAAATACAACAAGCCTTTATTTCTTGCCGAGCATAAAGAAGATTACTTTTATAACCAGAAGCTTGAAAAATTTGATTTCAGTGTTATAAAAGATAAAAAAGTACTTTTATTTTCTTCTATTGCCAGTCCTGAAAATTTTAAAAAATCAATATTAAAGCTGGGGTCAGGTAAACTTGATGAAATAAAATTTTCAGATCATCATGTATATTCTGATGTGGAAATAGATGAAATTATAAGGGAAGCAAAGGATTATGACTTTGTTATTACCACAGAAAAAGATATAGTAAAAATAAACAAAAATATTGAAAATCTTTTGATTTTGAAAATAAGTTTTAATATACTGTGA
- a CDS encoding DUF4163 domain-containing protein yields MKIFKSVLLLMIFSGICIMAKTEVKVPEIKTETVYINGNKNYEIIKPVFTNNVKFKAVNDEINKLIDVEALKEDEKEICVNDPERCGDYVVSVGPDLIYADNNVISFTINGYQYTGGAHGGSWVTAFLVNRKTGKIITDTLKTNNKAIFNKIQKYITDNPEGIFFEDKYTAEDLMNNAVVYQSDKDTIGIMYMSYAVAPYAAGMPEFEYNTKTKKLYFLDSYSGEKVQKVEIK; encoded by the coding sequence ATGAAAATATTTAAATCAGTGTTACTTTTGATGATTTTTTCAGGAATATGTATAATGGCAAAAACTGAGGTAAAAGTTCCTGAAATAAAAACAGAAACTGTATATATTAACGGAAATAAAAATTATGAGATAATAAAGCCGGTATTTACCAATAATGTGAAATTCAAGGCTGTAAATGATGAAATAAATAAACTGATTGATGTGGAAGCATTAAAAGAAGACGAGAAAGAAATCTGTGTCAATGATCCTGAAAGATGCGGGGATTATGTAGTATCAGTGGGTCCTGATTTGATTTATGCAGATAATAATGTAATTTCTTTTACAATAAACGGTTATCAGTATACCGGTGGTGCACATGGAGGAAGCTGGGTAACTGCTTTTCTTGTGAACAGAAAAACAGGAAAGATTATTACAGATACTTTAAAGACTAATAATAAAGCAATATTTAATAAAATACAAAAATATATTACAGACAATCCGGAAGGAATATTTTTTGAGGATAAATATACAGCGGAAGACCTGATGAATAATGCTGTAGTATATCAGTCAGATAAGGATACTATTGGGATAATGTATATGAGCTATGCTGTAGCACCGTATGCAGCCGGTATGCCGGAATTTGAATATAATACCAAAACAAAAAAACTTTATTTTCTGGATAGTTATTCAGGAGAAAAAGTACAAAAAGTAGAAATAAAATAA
- a CDS encoding SanA/YdcF family protein — MKKVVIIFKILLVLFIGAVFINIYIQYSTKKYIFSDVEEAPKTYTGLVLGSMVFDNGTPSGVVRQRLDKTAELYKAGKIKRILVSGDHGQKNYDEVNSMKNYLLKKGIPIEDIFLDHAGFDTYSSMVRAKEIFEIDDVIVITQKFHLPRSVYIARKKGMNAYGVVSNPGGMYDTKYNRGRDKISRVKAFFDVMFNRKPKYLGEKIPIKGSNKKTLD, encoded by the coding sequence ATGAAAAAAGTGGTTATAATATTTAAAATACTGCTGGTTCTATTTATAGGAGCAGTGTTTATAAATATATACATACAATACAGTACAAAAAAATATATATTTTCTGATGTGGAGGAGGCTCCGAAAACTTATACGGGACTTGTTCTGGGGTCAATGGTCTTTGATAACGGCACTCCCTCAGGAGTGGTAAGACAGAGGCTTGATAAGACTGCAGAATTATATAAAGCGGGAAAGATAAAAAGAATACTTGTTTCGGGAGATCACGGTCAGAAGAATTATGATGAGGTAAATTCTATGAAAAATTATCTTTTGAAAAAAGGAATACCTATCGAGGATATTTTTCTGGATCATGCAGGCTTTGATACATACAGCTCTATGGTGAGGGCAAAGGAGATATTTGAAATAGACGATGTAATTGTCATAACACAAAAATTTCATCTTCCGAGATCTGTATATATAGCCAGAAAGAAAGGGATGAATGCATACGGGGTGGTTTCCAATCCGGGGGGGATGTATGATACGAAATATAACAGGGGGAGAGATAAGATATCACGGGTAAAGGCTTTTTTTGATGTTATGTTTAACAGAAAACCAAAATATTTAGGAGAAAAAATACCTATAAAAGGCAGCAATAAGAAAACATTAGATTAA
- the serS gene encoding serine--tRNA ligase produces MIDMKFIRENTEIIRKSLKDRNSNFDLDGLLKADEARRELLQEAETLKKEKNDQSALIGKYKREGKNADELLEKMGKVSDKIKELDEKTAKIEEEQNYLLLTIPNKLHESTPVGASEDDNVEVRKWGEPKKFGFEPKPHEELGTELGILDFERGVKLSGSRFTVYKGMAAKLERALINFMLDLHTSEHGYEEMLTPQLVKRDIMVGTGQLPKFEDDAYKTTDDMFLIPTAEVTLTNLHKDEILAESELPKYYCGFTACFRREAGSHGKDMKGILRQHQFNKVEMVKIVHPENSYDELEKMVNNAETVLQKLNIPYRVLALCSGDIGFGASKTYDLEVWIPSQNKYREISSCSNTEDFQARRAMIKYRSETDKKSYFVHTLNGSGLAVGRTLLAIMENYQKEDGSIEIPEVLIPYMGGITEIKK; encoded by the coding sequence ATGATAGATATGAAATTTATTAGGGAAAATACCGAAATAATAAGAAAGAGCCTGAAAGACAGAAACAGTAATTTTGATTTGGACGGGCTTTTGAAAGCAGATGAAGCAAGACGGGAACTGCTTCAGGAAGCAGAAACATTAAAAAAAGAGAAGAATGATCAGAGTGCATTAATAGGGAAATATAAAAGAGAAGGAAAAAATGCAGATGAGCTTTTGGAAAAAATGGGAAAAGTAAGTGACAAAATAAAAGAGCTTGACGAAAAAACAGCAAAAATAGAAGAGGAACAAAATTATCTTTTGCTGACTATACCGAATAAGCTGCATGAAAGTACACCTGTCGGAGCTTCGGAAGATGACAATGTGGAGGTAAGAAAATGGGGAGAACCGAAAAAGTTTGGTTTTGAGCCAAAACCGCATGAAGAATTAGGGACAGAGCTGGGAATCCTTGATTTTGAAAGAGGAGTGAAGCTGTCAGGATCAAGATTTACAGTTTATAAAGGAATGGCAGCAAAGCTGGAAAGAGCACTTATTAATTTTATGCTGGATCTTCATACAAGTGAGCACGGCTATGAAGAAATGCTGACACCGCAGCTGGTAAAGAGAGATATAATGGTAGGAACAGGACAGCTTCCAAAGTTTGAAGATGATGCATATAAGACTACAGATGATATGTTTTTGATTCCTACGGCAGAAGTGACTCTTACTAATCTTCATAAAGATGAAATACTTGCCGAAAGTGAGCTTCCAAAGTATTACTGCGGGTTTACCGCATGCTTCAGAAGAGAGGCCGGATCACATGGCAAGGATATGAAAGGGATACTTAGACAGCATCAGTTTAATAAAGTAGAAATGGTAAAGATAGTACACCCTGAGAATTCATATGATGAGCTGGAGAAAATGGTAAATAATGCGGAAACAGTACTGCAAAAATTAAATATTCCTTACAGAGTGCTTGCATTATGCAGCGGCGATATAGGCTTCGGTGCGTCAAAGACTTATGATCTGGAAGTATGGATTCCAAGCCAGAATAAATACAGAGAAATTTCATCTTGCTCAAATACTGAGGATTTTCAGGCAAGAAGAGCAATGATAAAGTACAGATCAGAGACAGATAAAAAGAGCTATTTTGTTCATACATTAAATGGATCAGGGCTAGCAGTGGGGAGAACACTTCTTGCCATAATGGAAAACTATCAAAAAGAAGACGGAAGTATAGAAATACCTGAGGTTCTGATACCTTATATGGGCGGTATTACCGAGATAAAGAAATAA
- the nadD gene encoding nicotinate (nicotinamide) nucleotide adenylyltransferase, translating into MKIGIYGGSFNPVHNGHLKVAEWILDRVKLDKIIWVPLYKPYHKEISDLEDSEHRYNMLKLALGNKKKYEISRVEIDAKIISYTLDTLLALKKQYPGNEFYEIIGGDSAETFHTWKDYKEILENAKVLVYSRRGHKVKITENMELIEAPYLDISSTLIREKVENNESIFGLVPKAVEEYIYNNKLYR; encoded by the coding sequence ATGAAAATAGGCATCTACGGAGGAAGTTTTAATCCTGTGCATAACGGGCATCTGAAAGTGGCCGAATGGATACTTGACAGGGTAAAACTGGATAAGATAATATGGGTTCCGTTATATAAACCTTATCATAAGGAAATAAGCGATCTGGAAGACTCAGAGCACAGATATAATATGCTTAAGCTGGCACTGGGAAATAAGAAAAAATATGAGATATCCAGAGTGGAAATTGATGCAAAAATAATTTCCTATACGCTGGATACTTTGCTCGCGCTAAAGAAACAATATCCGGGAAATGAATTTTATGAAATAATAGGCGGGGACTCCGCAGAAACATTTCATACATGGAAGGATTATAAGGAAATACTGGAAAATGCAAAGGTACTTGTATATTCCAGACGCGGTCACAAAGTAAAGATAACAGAAAATATGGAGCTGATAGAAGCACCTTATCTGGACATATCTTCTACACTTATAAGGGAAAAGGTAGAGAATAATGAGTCTATATTCGGACTTGTCCCAAAAGCCGTGGAAGAATATATATACAATAATAAATTATATAGATGA
- a CDS encoding KUP/HAK/KT family potassium transporter — protein sequence MNNKQSHNINKVTLATLIVTLGVIYGDIGTSPLYVMSAIIRGNSNIIDLSFVLGGVSLVIWTLTLQTTIKYVFLTLNADNNGEGGIFSLYTIIRKRAKWLLVPAVIGGSALLADGMITPPVTVTSAIEGLVTIIPLETDEIVIIVAIIITVLFLFQRFGTAVVGRVFGPVMTLWFFMLAVLGVKELVTYPEVIKAINPYYGIKLLITNPLGIMILGAVFLCTTGAEALYSDLGHCGKKNIHYTWVYVKISLILNYLGQAAWLSKHDGQILSGNPFYNIMPSWFLIPGIIISTLAAIIASQALISGSFTLVSEAIKLNIFPRLNINYPSDLKGQLYIPAINTVLWLGCMLVLFHFKKSSNMEAAYGLSITITMLMTTVLFYNYLRFKQYPVIFSVIFLCVYGTIEGIFLYANLFKFFHGGYITVLIGLMIMFLMYVWIRGKSIKEGLAENVQIKLYEEQLTALQEDVDIPKYATNLVYLTNTPNEEEVERKVMYSILNKQPKRAEIYWFINVLVTDEPFTMEYKVNNAIPNQAIKIQFRLGFKVDQRINVFLRQIVNELLATGELNPYQKGYFSESGNQAGDFKFVIIQEALSNEGQLPKFQEFIMNLKLFVKKYTVTPAKWFGLDTSNVEVETVPLVLGRRRTAQLTRVN from the coding sequence ATGAACAATAAGCAATCGCATAATATAAATAAAGTAACATTAGCCACTTTAATTGTCACTTTAGGGGTAATTTACGGAGATATCGGGACATCTCCTTTATATGTAATGTCAGCAATAATACGAGGAAACAGTAACATAATTGATTTATCTTTTGTATTGGGGGGAGTATCACTTGTTATATGGACTCTGACCCTGCAGACAACAATAAAATATGTTTTTTTAACTTTAAATGCAGATAATAACGGTGAGGGAGGAATTTTTTCATTATATACAATAATCAGAAAAAGAGCGAAATGGCTTTTGGTTCCTGCTGTTATAGGCGGTTCGGCACTTCTTGCTGACGGCATGATAACACCGCCGGTAACTGTAACTTCTGCAATAGAAGGACTAGTCACTATAATACCTCTTGAAACAGATGAAATAGTCATAATAGTAGCAATTATAATTACGGTACTTTTTCTTTTCCAGAGATTCGGAACAGCAGTGGTAGGAAGAGTTTTCGGGCCTGTAATGACATTATGGTTTTTTATGCTTGCAGTTCTCGGGGTAAAAGAACTCGTGACTTATCCGGAAGTAATAAAAGCAATAAATCCATATTACGGAATAAAGCTCCTTATTACCAATCCTTTGGGAATTATGATTTTGGGGGCGGTATTTCTGTGTACGACCGGAGCAGAGGCTCTTTATTCTGATCTGGGACACTGCGGTAAAAAAAATATACACTATACATGGGTTTATGTAAAAATATCACTTATTTTGAATTATCTGGGACAGGCAGCATGGCTTTCTAAGCATGACGGACAGATTCTGTCAGGAAATCCTTTTTATAATATTATGCCGTCATGGTTTTTGATTCCGGGTATAATAATATCCACACTGGCAGCAATAATAGCAAGTCAGGCGCTGATATCTGGATCTTTTACACTGGTATCGGAAGCAATAAAGCTGAATATATTTCCCAGACTTAATATAAATTATCCTTCGGATTTAAAAGGACAGCTTTATATTCCCGCAATAAACACGGTATTATGGCTGGGATGTATGCTTGTATTATTTCACTTTAAAAAATCTTCCAATATGGAAGCTGCATATGGTTTATCAATCACAATAACAATGCTGATGACTACTGTGTTATTCTATAATTATCTGAGATTTAAGCAGTATCCTGTGATTTTTTCGGTAATATTTTTATGTGTATACGGTACAATTGAGGGGATATTTCTATATGCCAATCTCTTTAAGTTTTTTCACGGCGGTTATATTACAGTGCTTATAGGTCTTATGATAATGTTCCTGATGTATGTCTGGATAAGAGGAAAGAGCATAAAAGAAGGACTGGCTGAAAATGTACAGATAAAACTTTATGAAGAACAGCTGACTGCTCTTCAGGAAGATGTAGATATACCTAAATATGCTACTAATCTAGTATATCTGACAAATACGCCGAATGAAGAGGAAGTAGAAAGAAAGGTAATGTATTCTATTTTGAATAAACAGCCTAAAAGAGCAGAAATATACTGGTTTATAAATGTTTTGGTTACTGATGAGCCTTTTACGATGGAATATAAAGTAAATAATGCGATACCGAATCAGGCAATAAAAATACAATTCAGACTTGGATTTAAGGTAGATCAGAGAATAAATGTATTTTTACGTCAGATAGTTAACGAGCTGCTGGCAACAGGTGAACTGAATCCGTATCAAAAAGGATATTTTTCTGAATCCGGCAATCAGGCAGGGGATTTTAAATTTGTTATAATACAGGAAGCCTTGTCTAACGAGGGACAGCTTCCGAAATTTCAGGAATTTATAATGAATTTGAAGCTGTTTGTAAAAAAGTATACTGTAACGCCGGCAAAATGGTTTGGTTTGGATACCAGCAATGTAGAGGTAGAAACAGTACCTCTGGTACTGGGAAGAAGAAGAACGGCACAATTAACAAGAGTAAATTAA